A window of Desulfovibrio desulfuricans DSM 642 contains these coding sequences:
- a CDS encoding sigma-54 interaction domain-containing protein yields MYNPHMLADYVEQLCDTFRDAICVTDREGIVTLVNKRHAELTGISREKMMGNRIQDMVQNGIFDVVLNPRIVETGQKVSSVQNLYNGRTLLLDGHPVKDASGKVAYVVTVIRDITALTELREEITAQRELLETFQNLSSEGVTGNQYPRVVQSPVMQRLYAEASAIAETDATVLLLGETGVGKDVVARHIHRNSLRADAPFIKVDCGSIPENLIETELFGYVPGSFSGASKHGKAGLVEAASGGTLFLDEIGELPMTMQSRLLRVLQDWEVLRVGATVPKKVDVRVVAATNKELEREVAKGMFRSDLYYRLKVAVLNIPPLRSRRVDILPLAQSFFTFYGKKYRKAVNLSDEAKQVMQNHTWPGNVRELENLVQGLVVTCKHGLVGVRDLAGIRPLPPSESGEGRYALPSIEGRSLKSIMKEVETAVIEKGMQRYGSISELSRQFQMDRSTIFRKVKEIEAIKHG; encoded by the coding sequence ATGTACAATCCCCACATGCTAGCAGACTATGTAGAACAACTTTGCGATACCTTCCGGGACGCTATCTGCGTTACTGACCGGGAAGGCATCGTTACGCTCGTGAACAAGCGCCATGCGGAACTGACCGGTATTTCCCGTGAAAAGATGATGGGGAACCGCATTCAGGACATGGTCCAGAACGGCATTTTTGACGTTGTGCTTAATCCGCGCATTGTGGAAACCGGGCAAAAGGTCTCAAGTGTACAGAACCTCTACAACGGGCGCACCTTGCTGCTTGACGGGCACCCTGTAAAGGACGCCTCGGGCAAGGTCGCCTATGTTGTGACTGTCATCCGTGACATCACGGCGCTGACCGAACTGCGTGAAGAAATTACCGCGCAGCGCGAACTGCTTGAAACTTTTCAGAATCTCAGCAGTGAAGGGGTCACGGGCAACCAGTACCCGCGCGTGGTGCAAAGCCCTGTCATGCAGCGCCTGTACGCCGAAGCCTCCGCCATTGCAGAGACTGACGCAACCGTGTTGTTGCTGGGTGAGACCGGCGTGGGCAAGGACGTTGTGGCCCGGCACATCCACCGCAACAGCCTGAGGGCCGATGCGCCCTTTATCAAGGTGGACTGCGGCAGCATCCCTGAAAACCTGATTGAAACGGAACTGTTCGGCTATGTTCCCGGCAGTTTTTCCGGCGCAAGCAAGCATGGCAAGGCCGGGCTTGTGGAGGCGGCCTCGGGCGGCACCCTGTTCCTTGATGAAATTGGCGAACTGCCCATGACCATGCAGTCGCGCCTGCTGCGGGTGCTACAGGATTGGGAAGTGCTGCGCGTGGGCGCCACAGTGCCCAAAAAGGTGGATGTGCGCGTTGTGGCCGCCACCAACAAGGAGCTGGAGCGCGAGGTCGCCAAGGGCATGTTCCGCTCCGACCTTTATTATCGCCTCAAGGTGGCGGTGCTGAACATCCCGCCCCTGCGCTCGCGCCGCGTGGATATTCTGCCGCTGGCGCAGAGCTTTTTTACCTTTTACGGCAAGAAGTACCGCAAGGCCGTCAATCTTTCTGACGAAGCCAAGCAGGTGATGCAAAACCACACATGGCCGGGCAATGTGCGCGAGCTGGAAAACCTCGTGCAGGGGCTGGTGGTGACCTGCAAGCATGGGCTTGTGGGCGTGCGCGATCTGGCGGGCATCCGCCCCTTGCCGCCGAGCGAATCCGGCGAAGGGCGCTACGCCTTGCCCTCCATTGAAGGCCGCTCGCTCAAAAGCATCATGAAGGAAGTGGAAACTGCGGTCATCGAAAAGGGCATGCAGCGCTACGGCTCCATCAGCGAGCTTTCGCGCCAGTTTCAGATGGACCGCAGCACCATATTTCGCAAAGTTAAGGAAATTGAAGCCATCAAGCATGGTTAG
- a CDS encoding DUF4037 domain-containing protein, which translates to MKGLNLAREFYAACLPALRAEIPDIMDVAAAGLVGEGSECFGCDDVESQDHDFGPAFCLWLPRQILRAELPRIEAAFARLPREFQGFESRLAPERRQGRVGPLPIEDFYAFFTGLDDVPATWQQWLAIPEHQLAACTNGQVFEDRGGEFTRRRDALLACYPRDVLLKKMAARCMIMAQAGQYNLPRSLKRNDSVAVMLATARFAEAALSFVFLCNRRYMPFYKWAGKLAATLPVLGPQLARALSLVAQTPANQEHGAQIVAAVEEFCGMAAAHLRAVDLSRASGNWLWEHGPQILRHVEEPALLHMDMLQG; encoded by the coding sequence ATGAAGGGGCTGAACCTTGCGCGTGAATTTTATGCGGCCTGCCTTCCCGCTTTGCGGGCGGAGATTCCCGACATTATGGACGTGGCCGCCGCTGGTCTGGTGGGCGAAGGCTCGGAATGCTTTGGCTGCGATGATGTGGAATCCCAGGATCACGACTTTGGCCCGGCCTTTTGCCTCTGGCTGCCGCGCCAGATTTTGCGGGCAGAGCTGCCGCGCATAGAGGCTGCCTTTGCCCGCTTGCCTCGCGAGTTTCAGGGCTTTGAAAGCAGGCTTGCGCCCGAGCGCAGACAGGGCAGGGTAGGGCCGCTGCCCATTGAAGATTTTTACGCCTTTTTTACCGGGCTGGATGACGTGCCCGCCACCTGGCAGCAGTGGCTTGCCATCCCCGAGCATCAGCTTGCGGCCTGCACCAACGGGCAGGTTTTTGAAGACAGGGGCGGCGAATTTACGCGGCGGCGTGATGCCCTGCTGGCTTGCTATCCGCGCGATGTGCTGCTCAAAAAGATGGCTGCCCGCTGCATGATCATGGCACAGGCCGGGCAATACAATCTGCCCCGCAGCCTCAAGCGCAATGATTCTGTGGCGGTCATGCTGGCAACGGCGCGCTTTGCGGAGGCGGCGCTTTCCTTTGTCTTTTTGTGCAACCGCCGTTACATGCCCTTTTACAAATGGGCGGGCAAGCTGGCCGCAACCTTGCCCGTGCTCGGCCCGCAACTGGCGCGCGCGTTGAGCCTTGTGGCGCAGACCCCGGCCAATCAGGAGCATGGGGCGCAGATTGTTGCGGCGGTGGAAGAATTTTGCGGCATGGCGGCGGCGCATCTGCGCGCTGTGGACCTGAGCCGTGCATCCGGCAACTGGCTCTGGGAGCATGGGCCGCAGATTCTGCGGCATGTAGAAGAGCCAGCCCTGCTGCATATGGATATGCTGCAAGGCTGA